The Rhodohalobacter sp. SW132 genomic sequence GGGTAAACGGGAAACATGAAAAACCGTCGTACCGAATGCAGCCTGGGGATAAAATTGAGATTAAACTTCCAAAACCACCGCCTCCGGAAGCTGAGCCTGAAAAAATGGATCTGGATATTGTGTATGAAGATGATGATCTCATCATCGTAAATAAACCGGTAGATATGGTGGTTCATCCCGCGTACGCAAACTGGACCGGCACCCTGGTGAACGGCCTTCTGTATCACACTCAGGAAAATTTATCAAGAACAGATGAGGAGACTCTTCGTCCGGGAATTGTCCATCGTCTCGATAAAAATACAAGCGGTCTTCTGGTTGTGGCAAAAAATGATGTTGCACACCAGAAACTCTCCAAACAGTTTGCTGAAAAAACAGCCGAACGAACCTACTGGACGATTGTCTGGGGCAATCCGCCTGATTCCGGAACCATCAGGGGAGATGTCGGCCGTTCGCCAAAAGACAGAAAAATTATGACGGTACGGCCAGATGGTGAAGGGAAAAGTGCGGTTACACATTTTGAAGTTATGGAGAGGTTTGACCATCTTGCACTGCTGAAGGTTAAACTTGAAACGGGGCGTACGCACCAAATCCGTGTTCATATGCAGTATGAAGGATATTACGTATTTGGAGATGTTACCTACGGCGGTGCTTCGGTTCGGTACGGGCCGAATACCGGAAGCCGTAAACAGATGTTTAACAATCTTTTTTCAATGATTACCGATCAGATGCTTCATGCAAAAACACTGGGGATTGTTCACCCCGGTACTGATGAATTTATGCAGTTCGAATCTGATCTGCCGCCAGAATTTGAACATGTGCTTGAGATGCTTAGAACAAATTGTAAACCCAATTTATCATATTAATCAGAAGTAAATGTCATCCAATAAAAAGAATATCAATATTGAAGTAGAACTGGATCAAAAAAACATCCCCACAAATATCAGGTGGAATGCAACCGATCTTGAAGGGTATGACGAGGCTTCCTGCCGTGCGATGCTTCTTGCATTGTGGGATCACAATCAAAAAGATACCCTTCGTCTGGATCTCTGGACCCGTGATATGACCGTGGATGAGATGAAAATATTTTTTCACCAAACCCTGGTAACCATGGCGGATACTCTTGAAAACGCCACCAATGATTCAAGAATCAGCGGTGACATGCGTGATTTTTGCGCCTATTTTGCAGAACGCATGGAAATAAAAGAGAAATAATAGTAGCCGGTAGTCTATTGGAACGGTAACGATTCGTATCTAAAGTACCTATATTCCGAACAGCCTGAAAATTTTAAAAAGTATATATCATGCAATATCTCGATTTTGAAAAACCGATAGCCGATCTTGAAGCTAAGATTGAAGAGCTTCAGGATCTTTCCGTAGGGGATGGAGTTTTGAAACCTGAAATTGATCGGCTGAGAAAAAAAGCAGAACAGCTGCGGGAGTCGATCTTTGCGAATCTTACCCGGTGGCAGCGTGTTCAGCTCGCACGGCATCCTGAGCGGCCTTACACACTGGACTACATTGAGCGGATTACCGAAGATTTTATTGAACTTCATGGGGATCGGTATTTCGGTGATGATCATGCGATCGTCGGCGGATTTGGTACGATTGATGGAAAATCTGTAATGATCATCGGTCATCAGAAAGGACGGGATACCAAAAACCGGCAGTACCGAAATTTCGGTATGGCAAATCCCGAAGGCTACAGAAAAGCGTATCGGCTAATGAAACTGGCTGAAAAATTTGATATTCCCATCATCACCCTGCTCGATACACCAGGGGCCTTTCCCGGACTTGAAGCAGAAGAACGCGGCCAGGCTGAAGCGATCGCAAAAAACCTGAAAATGATGGCTGGTCTCGAGGTTCCGATGATAAGCATCGTGATCGGAGAAGGAGCCAGCGGCGGTGCAATCGGAATTGGTATGGGAAATGAGGTATACATGATGGAGAACACATGGTACTCGGTCATTGCCCCGGAATCGTGTTCTTCTATTTTATGGAAAACCTGGGATTATAAAGAACAGGCAGCTGAAGCATTGAAGCCAACAGCGAAGGATCTGCTTGAGCTGAAAGTGATCGACGGCATCATTCCAGAACCCATTGGAGGTGCGCATCGGGATTATAACAAAGCTGCGGAAGCGGTGAAAGAATGCTGCCTGAAGAGTCTGAAGCGCCTTGGAAAACTTAGCGGTAATAAACTGGTAGATCAGCGTATAGAAAAATATGGCTCGATGGGAGTCTGGGCGACTGCCGGTGAATCGTAGCATAGTCCCTAAATGATTCAATTTCCTGATCGCCAGCCGATAATAAGCTCTACTCACACTCTGCGAAGCCGGTATGGCGAAACCGATCAGATGGGATATGTCTACTACGGGCGGTATCCTGAGTTCTTTGAAGTGGCCAGAACAGAAATGATGCGCGATGCCGGCCTTACATACCGAAAACTTGAAGAGGATGGCTTTATGCTTCCGGTAATCTCGATGGAAATTGATTACAGAAAACCGGTACTCTATGATGAAGAGATGCAAATTGAGGTAATGCTTTTTGACCGGCCACACATCAAACTGCACACCTACTACAGAATAACGACTTCGCGCAGCAGTAAACCTCATGTGAACGGTAAAGTGACTCTCTGTTTTGTGGATGCAGAGACACGAAAACCGGTTGAAGCACCAAACGCATTGATTGAAAGAATCAGAAAAGAATGAAACTTCTGCATCCTTTTCTATACCTCTTCGTATTAGCCGGCAGTCTGTTTATACTTGCAGTCTCTTTCGGGGAGATATTGTGGGGTGCTTCAGTCGGTTCAGGACCACACTGGAGTGAGCGAATGTTTGACGGGATCTGTCACCGGATACCCGACCGGACATACAGCTCAGGAAACCTGCTGATGGCAGTAAATACCCGCTGTTTTGGGGTATTCGCCGGAATGGCGGCCGGATTTATCCTGATGCCGCTCCTGAAGAAATTTACTGTAGGAAACAGATGGCCAATTTTATTACTTTTAGCAGCTGTGGCCGTACAGATTACAGATTACGCGGGAAACATGTTTGAGTTGTGGGAAAATACCAATCACTCCAGAGCAGTGCTGGGAAGTCTGCTGGGTCTTTCGGTTCCGTTGTCTGTATCAGAACTGTTTTATCAACGAAAAACTATAGAATAAAGAGGAAAATTCATGGATGAAGTAGAACAAAGAGCACCCCAAAATCCTACATTAGCAGACTACATGCCGTCTGCAGGTATCGTAGGCGCAATTTTTAGTGTGATTACATTCGCAATCGGGCTGGCGATCGGCTATCAGCAAATTGGTTCAGAACCAAGCGGCTCTTTTCTGTCGCCAACCATGCTTGGCGGAGTGGTCATCTGCCTGGTTTCCTGCCTTGCCGGTGCTCTTGCCGTATGGCATTTTACCAAAGAGGTAACCCCTTTCATAAAACTTGGGCAGGGTGCGGCACTTGGGTTTATCACAGGTGCTGTGATGGTTATTCTTACAGCCATACTTGGTGAAATCTGGAATTTTATTGATCCAAGTTATACCGAAAACCTGGTGGAAGCTACCATTGCCAATGTTGAAGCAATGGATCTGCCTGATTCACAAAAAGATCAAATGATTGACGGAATGGCGGAATCGGTAAGATCACAACAGTCATTTGGTTCACAGATAATCTGGGGAATCCCAATGAATGGATTACTGAACCTGGTTACCGCAATGATTGGCGTTAAAATATTTGCTAAAAAGGAGAATCAGGAGTCGTTTTAGAATTTGAATAATATTCAACCAGATTCATCACTTATTGATCAGCTGAACAGACCCTGGGTAGAAAGAAAAGGATTTTCTCACTGGGGGATGGCCCTGCTGTGGCTTGTGCTGATGTTCCTGACATCACAAGTTGTAGTTGCCATTGTGGCTGTCGCCGTACTTTTTATTACGGGAGAAGTATCCACCGCGGAAGAGCTGTTGGCGGCGATGGAAACCCGCCTCGATGTTCTGTTTATCGGAAACTCTGCGGGTCAGATTCTCTGTTTCGGTCTGGCAACGTTTCTTGTTGTAGGCCTGCATTCGGGAGCTGAGTCAAAACTTCGCTTTCTGCGAATGGGGTGGAATGATAAAGTGCCGGGTTTTATGTTTTACGCGGTACTTCTGACTCTCTTTATTCAGCCAAGCGTAATGTTTCTGGGTTACTTCAATTCGCTGCTTCCGGTCCCTGATTTTATTGCCGAAATGCAGCAGAACCAGTACCGGATGTTCGAAGAATTTCTGCGAACGGATGGTGTGTTGCTTTTCGGGCTTCTTCATATCGCGCTGGTGCCCGCCTTTGCTGAAGAGATCCTGTTTCGGGGATATATTTTACGGGCTTTCGAAAAGAGCGGCGGAATTATTATGGCAATCATCTTTTCAAGCCTGGTTTTTGCACTTTTTCATTTGCAGCTCACGAATCTTCTCCCTCTTGCTACGCTGGGTGCGATGATGGCAGTACTAACCTGGCTGAGCGGTTCTATATGGCCTGCTGTTGTCGCACACTTTGTGAACAATGGGGCAGCGGTGGTCATGGGAACCTATATGCCCGACACAGCGTTTGCTGATATGACTCCGGATGCACTCCCACCCATCTGGATGCTTGCTTTAAGTATCGTTTTAACCGTTATTATGATTAAGGTGATCTATCATAATTCCAATTATCAGCTGAAGTCATGAGTTTATTTAAAGGTCCCGAACCAAACAAGATCGATAACTGGGTTTGTGTCATGGAGCGGAATCTGGAGTTCGAAGTAGAGATGGCAAAGAATTACCTCGCTAACCAAAGAATCCCATCAAATATTTTGAACAAAAGAGATTCTGCACA encodes the following:
- a CDS encoding RluA family pseudouridine synthase, with product MLAQKENNTTTEYLLEVPDGQDSEIRLDKYITSFIQNATRNKVQNAIKDGYVWVNGKHEKPSYRMQPGDKIEIKLPKPPPPEAEPEKMDLDIVYEDDDLIIVNKPVDMVVHPAYANWTGTLVNGLLYHTQENLSRTDEETLRPGIVHRLDKNTSGLLVVAKNDVAHQKLSKQFAEKTAERTYWTIVWGNPPDSGTIRGDVGRSPKDRKIMTVRPDGEGKSAVTHFEVMERFDHLALLKVKLETGRTHQIRVHMQYEGYYVFGDVTYGGASVRYGPNTGSRKQMFNNLFSMITDQMLHAKTLGIVHPGTDEFMQFESDLPPEFEHVLEMLRTNCKPNLSY
- the gldC gene encoding gliding motility protein GldC, with product MSSNKKNINIEVELDQKNIPTNIRWNATDLEGYDEASCRAMLLALWDHNQKDTLRLDLWTRDMTVDEMKIFFHQTLVTMADTLENATNDSRISGDMRDFCAYFAERMEIKEK
- a CDS encoding acetyl-CoA carboxylase carboxyltransferase subunit alpha; translation: MQYLDFEKPIADLEAKIEELQDLSVGDGVLKPEIDRLRKKAEQLRESIFANLTRWQRVQLARHPERPYTLDYIERITEDFIELHGDRYFGDDHAIVGGFGTIDGKSVMIIGHQKGRDTKNRQYRNFGMANPEGYRKAYRLMKLAEKFDIPIITLLDTPGAFPGLEAEERGQAEAIAKNLKMMAGLEVPMISIVIGEGASGGAIGIGMGNEVYMMENTWYSVIAPESCSSILWKTWDYKEQAAEALKPTAKDLLELKVIDGIIPEPIGGAHRDYNKAAEAVKECCLKSLKRLGKLSGNKLVDQRIEKYGSMGVWATAGES
- a CDS encoding thioesterase family protein — its product is MIQFPDRQPIISSTHTLRSRYGETDQMGYVYYGRYPEFFEVARTEMMRDAGLTYRKLEEDGFMLPVISMEIDYRKPVLYDEEMQIEVMLFDRPHIKLHTYYRITTSRSSKPHVNGKVTLCFVDAETRKPVEAPNALIERIRKE
- a CDS encoding DUF2085 domain-containing protein — translated: MKLLHPFLYLFVLAGSLFILAVSFGEILWGASVGSGPHWSERMFDGICHRIPDRTYSSGNLLMAVNTRCFGVFAGMAAGFILMPLLKKFTVGNRWPILLLLAAVAVQITDYAGNMFELWENTNHSRAVLGSLLGLSVPLSVSELFYQRKTIE
- a CDS encoding DUF4199 domain-containing protein → MDEVEQRAPQNPTLADYMPSAGIVGAIFSVITFAIGLAIGYQQIGSEPSGSFLSPTMLGGVVICLVSCLAGALAVWHFTKEVTPFIKLGQGAALGFITGAVMVILTAILGEIWNFIDPSYTENLVEATIANVEAMDLPDSQKDQMIDGMAESVRSQQSFGSQIIWGIPMNGLLNLVTAMIGVKIFAKKENQESF
- a CDS encoding CPBP family intramembrane glutamic endopeptidase, producing the protein MNNIQPDSSLIDQLNRPWVERKGFSHWGMALLWLVLMFLTSQVVVAIVAVAVLFITGEVSTAEELLAAMETRLDVLFIGNSAGQILCFGLATFLVVGLHSGAESKLRFLRMGWNDKVPGFMFYAVLLTLFIQPSVMFLGYFNSLLPVPDFIAEMQQNQYRMFEEFLRTDGVLLFGLLHIALVPAFAEEILFRGYILRAFEKSGGIIMAIIFSSLVFALFHLQLTNLLPLATLGAMMAVLTWLSGSIWPAVVAHFVNNGAAVVMGTYMPDTAFADMTPDALPPIWMLALSIVLTVIMIKVIYHNSNYQLKS
- a CDS encoding putative signal transducing protein, with amino-acid sequence MSLFKGPEPNKIDNWVCVMERNLEFEVEMAKNYLANQRIPSNILNKRDSAHSINVGEMSLIYLYVPKEFEKRARKALAEFQNEIDEDQNLE